A genomic window from Bradyrhizobium lupini includes:
- a CDS encoding peptidoglycan DD-metalloendopeptidase family protein — protein sequence MRSARECRCRKSSAQLSQYPQHHPHDHGRAFHRRAAAVATALPLPDTDDAYTIVHHGKQVRLGPVVFWIVVGTVVLLGLWSAATATYFAFRDDVLTRLIARQAEMQYAYEDRIAELRAKVDRTTSRQLLDQEQFDQKLDQIMKRQTALESRATALGSMPDVTGSIPRSTPQRGDASQTTQGTPKPSPISDTVIFVAPPDREARLESRAPTLAAPPVNQFAKNQGFDNVVVRLTTSLDQVERRQMAALNAVEEGMDSRMRRMRGVVSDLGLNLANLEAAVPRTAMGGPFVPVKITASSGPFEKQLYRINNTRAEMDRLNRTLALVPYRKPVIGEVEFTSGFGVRSDPFLGRPAMHTGLDFRAASGDPVRVTANGKVVSAGWSGGYGRMIEVDHGNGLATRYGHLSEINVRVGEIVRIGQVVGLVGSTGRSTGPHLHYETRIDGEAVDPQKFLRAGVRLSAG from the coding sequence ATCCGATCGGCGCGGGAGTGCCGATGTCGAAAAAGTTCTGCCCAACTCTCGCAGTACCCCCAACATCACCCGCACGACCATGGACGGGCCTTTCATCGCCGTGCCGCCGCAGTGGCAACCGCGCTTCCCCTTCCGGACACCGACGACGCCTACACCATCGTGCATCACGGCAAGCAGGTTCGCCTGGGACCTGTGGTGTTCTGGATCGTGGTCGGCACTGTCGTGTTGCTCGGGCTCTGGTCGGCCGCAACCGCGACCTATTTCGCCTTCCGCGACGACGTCCTCACCCGGCTGATCGCCCGGCAGGCCGAGATGCAATACGCCTATGAGGACCGCATCGCCGAGCTGCGCGCCAAGGTCGACCGCACCACCAGCCGGCAGCTGCTCGACCAGGAGCAGTTCGACCAGAAGCTCGACCAGATCATGAAGCGCCAGACGGCGCTGGAGTCCCGTGCCACGGCGCTCGGGTCCATGCCGGACGTGACCGGATCGATTCCACGTTCCACCCCGCAGCGTGGCGATGCCAGCCAGACGACGCAGGGCACGCCAAAGCCCTCGCCGATCAGCGACACCGTGATCTTCGTGGCGCCGCCGGATCGCGAAGCGCGGCTCGAATCGCGCGCGCCGACCCTCGCAGCTCCGCCCGTCAATCAATTCGCCAAGAACCAGGGGTTCGACAACGTCGTCGTTCGGCTCACGACCTCGCTGGACCAGGTCGAGCGTCGCCAGATGGCGGCGCTCAACGCCGTCGAGGAAGGCATGGATTCGCGCATGCGCCGGATGCGCGGCGTCGTCAGCGATCTCGGCCTGAACCTCGCAAATCTCGAAGCCGCCGTGCCGCGCACCGCGATGGGCGGGCCGTTCGTGCCTGTTAAAATCACCGCCAGTTCGGGGCCGTTCGAGAAGCAGCTCTATCGCATCAACAACACCCGAGCCGAGATGGACCGGCTCAATCGCACGCTCGCGCTCGTGCCCTATCGCAAGCCCGTCATCGGCGAGGTCGAGTTCACCTCCGGCTTCGGCGTGCGCAGCGATCCGTTCCTCGGCCGGCCCGCGATGCATACCGGGCTCGACTTCCGCGCCGCGAGCGGCGATCCCGTTCGCGTCACCGCCAACGGCAAGGTCGTCTCGGCCGGCTGGTCCGGCGGCTACGGCCGCATGATCGAGGTCGATCACGGCAATGGCCTTGCGACGCGCTATGGCCATCTCTCCGAGATCAATGTCCGGGTCGGCGAGATCGTGAGAATCGGCCAGGTCGTTGGTCTCGTCGGGTCGACCGGCCGTTCCACCGGGCCGCATCTGCACTATGAAACCCGGATCGACGGCGAAGCGGTCGATCCGCAGAAGTTCTTGCGCGCCGGCGTGCGACTCAGCGCGGGCTAG
- a CDS encoding low affinity iron permease family protein, translating to MQQTHTKARPAKGKADQPRNNAAQLFSDIANRTSQAAGRALTFMIAAGIILVWAVTGPIFHYSDTWQLVINTGTTIVTFLMVFLIQNSQNRDSAAIQVKLDELIRVSAVQNSFVGIEHLTDDELDEIRTKCELRAKAEKVGDETVKNTGKKAKRAADLVTE from the coding sequence ATGCAACAGACCCATACGAAAGCTCGTCCGGCCAAGGGCAAAGCGGACCAGCCACGTAACAACGCGGCTCAACTCTTCAGCGATATTGCTAACCGAACATCTCAAGCGGCCGGGCGAGCGCTGACATTCATGATTGCAGCCGGCATCATCCTGGTTTGGGCGGTCACCGGTCCCATCTTCCATTACTCCGACACATGGCAGTTGGTGATCAACACCGGCACCACCATCGTGACATTCCTGATGGTCTTCCTGATTCAGAATTCCCAGAATCGCGATAGCGCGGCCATTCAGGTGAAGCTCGACGAACTGATCCGGGTGAGCGCGGTGCAAAATTCCTTCGTGGGAATTGAGCATTTGACCGACGACGAGCTCGACGAGATCCGCACCAAATGTGAGCTTCGCGCCAAGGCCGAAAAGGTCGGAGACGAGACAGTCAAGAATACCGGCAAGAAGGCGAAACGCGCCGCCGATCTCGTCACCGAATAA
- a CDS encoding ABC transporter substrate-binding protein, which produces MLGRRNNLAALAILAAGVLVTTPALAQKKYDPGATDTEIKLGNIMPYSGPASSYGVIGKTEAAFFKMINDQGGINGRKINFISYDDAYSPPKAIEQARKLVESDEVLLIFQPLGTPSNSAIMKYMNAKKVPQLFVASGGTKFGDPKNFPWTMGFQPNYQSEGRIYAKYIRDNFPNSKIAVLWQNDDAGKDQFKGLKDGLGDKADMIIADKSYEVSDPSIDSQIVALHDSGADIFFSWAAPKGSAQAIRKVGELGWKPKFFLANTATSIASVLKPAGLDYAKDIISTAYLKDPTDPTWDKDPAVVAWRTFMDKYYPEGDKTNANNLYGYVQAEAMAQVLRQCGDNLTRDNVMKQATSLKDFHTDLMLPGIMVNTSADDYFPIEQMQLMRFNGQAWELFGDVITGEVGHERGQ; this is translated from the coding sequence ATGCTGGGTCGTCGCAATAACCTTGCTGCCCTCGCCATTCTTGCTGCCGGCGTGCTCGTCACGACGCCGGCCCTGGCGCAGAAGAAATACGATCCCGGCGCCACCGACACCGAAATCAAGCTCGGCAACATCATGCCCTATAGCGGGCCGGCGTCGTCCTATGGCGTGATCGGCAAGACCGAGGCCGCGTTCTTCAAGATGATCAACGACCAGGGCGGCATCAACGGTCGCAAGATCAATTTCATCAGCTATGACGACGCATATTCGCCGCCAAAGGCGATCGAGCAGGCGCGCAAGCTGGTCGAGAGCGACGAGGTGTTGCTGATCTTCCAGCCGCTCGGCACGCCTTCGAACTCCGCCATCATGAAATACATGAACGCCAAGAAGGTGCCGCAGCTCTTCGTCGCCTCCGGCGGCACCAAATTCGGCGACCCCAAGAATTTCCCTTGGACCATGGGCTTCCAGCCGAACTACCAGAGCGAGGGGCGGATCTACGCGAAGTATATCCGCGACAACTTCCCCAACAGCAAGATCGCAGTTCTTTGGCAAAACGACGATGCTGGCAAGGACCAGTTCAAGGGCCTGAAGGACGGACTCGGTGACAAGGCCGATATGATCATCGCCGACAAATCCTATGAGGTCAGCGATCCCTCGATCGACTCGCAGATCGTTGCGCTTCACGATTCCGGCGCCGACATCTTCTTCTCATGGGCCGCGCCGAAAGGCTCGGCACAGGCGATCCGGAAGGTCGGCGAGCTCGGCTGGAAGCCAAAATTCTTCCTCGCCAATACGGCTACCTCGATCGCCTCGGTGCTCAAGCCCGCCGGGCTCGACTATGCCAAGGATATCATCTCGACAGCATATTTGAAGGATCCGACCGACCCGACCTGGGACAAGGATCCGGCGGTCGTCGCGTGGCGCACCTTCATGGATAAGTACTATCCCGAAGGGGACAAGACCAACGCCAACAACCTTTATGGCTACGTCCAGGCGGAGGCGATGGCGCAGGTGCTGAGGCAGTGCGGCGACAATCTCACCCGTGACAACGTGATGAAGCAGGCCACCAGCCTGAAGGATTTTCACACCGACCTGATGCTGCCCGGGATCATGGTCAACACTTCGGCCGACGATTATTTTCCGATCGAGCAGATGCAGCTGATGCGCTTCAACGGCCAGGCTTGGGAGTTGTTCGGCGACGTCATCACCGGTGAGGTCGGCCACGAGCGCGGCCAATAG
- a CDS encoding DMT family transporter, with product MRRPSPNDNRIDARDWSLLTVLSVLWGGSFFFNGAALRELPPLTLVLLRVALGAAILLPLLRIQGIGFPKGIAGWKPFVAIGLLNNVIPFSLIVVGQTFIPSGLASILNATTPLFTVIVMAAAGEEALRLRRVVGVALGLAGVIILRGWGVETRAGQGLGILLCLGGALSYGFAALAARRLLKDAAPLGTAAFQLMASTVMMAIVAGAMEQPWRFPMPGVTIWLAVLGLAGLSTALAYIVFFQILRRSGATNVMLVTLLIPVTAILLGWLVLGEPIWMREIAGAIVIGSALLVIDGRVLDLLRRGT from the coding sequence GTGAGACGCCCATCCCCGAACGACAACCGTATCGACGCGCGCGACTGGTCGCTGCTCACGGTGCTCTCGGTGCTCTGGGGCGGCTCGTTCTTTTTCAACGGCGCGGCGCTGCGGGAATTGCCGCCGCTCACGCTGGTGCTTTTGCGCGTTGCACTTGGCGCCGCCATTCTGCTACCGCTGCTCCGTATCCAGGGTATTGGCTTTCCCAAGGGCATCGCCGGCTGGAAGCCGTTCGTCGCGATTGGGCTCCTCAACAACGTCATTCCGTTCTCGCTGATAGTGGTCGGCCAGACCTTCATTCCGAGCGGGCTGGCGTCGATCCTGAATGCCACCACGCCACTCTTCACGGTCATCGTGATGGCGGCGGCAGGCGAAGAGGCTTTGCGGCTGCGGCGCGTCGTCGGCGTGGCACTGGGTCTCGCCGGCGTGATCATCCTGCGCGGATGGGGCGTCGAGACACGGGCGGGGCAGGGGCTCGGCATCCTGCTCTGTCTCGGTGGCGCCTTGAGCTATGGCTTTGCCGCGCTGGCGGCGCGGCGGTTGTTGAAGGACGCAGCCCCGCTGGGGACGGCCGCGTTTCAACTGATGGCTTCCACGGTGATGATGGCGATCGTCGCTGGCGCAATGGAGCAGCCGTGGCGTTTCCCAATGCCGGGCGTGACGATTTGGCTGGCGGTGCTTGGCCTTGCCGGGTTGTCGACGGCGCTCGCCTATATCGTCTTCTTCCAGATCCTGCGGCGGTCGGGCGCGACCAATGTGATGCTGGTGACACTGCTCATTCCCGTCACCGCCATTCTTCTGGGATGGCTTGTGCTGGGCGAGCCGATCTGGATGCGAGAGATCGCGGGCGCGATCGTGATCGGCAGCGCATTGCTGGTGATCGACGGGCGCGTTCTGGACCTGCTGCGGCGCGGCACATAG
- a CDS encoding DMT family transporter, with protein sequence MGQPRSERGLGIALVISAAIAWSTAPFFTRLLPFDPWTILFWRGVFGGSLISVFLVVMQGRGALRQLVAPGRGGLLVASLSTLGMVSFIPALQMTKVMNVAVLISTQPFVAAALAWLWLGEAVTWRTLIASLVAFGGVAITVGGIEAGADVGGVALSCLMVLAISAMTVVIRRYQETSMVAAAALSNFLGSLVSLPFAHDLVHIDSANLAILAMFGCFQVALGLTFYMLGSRLLPSSQASLIATLETPLMPFWIWIAFREIPAVHALVGGALVIGAVVADIAVDARSRDRS encoded by the coding sequence ATGGGGCAGCCTCGTTCGGAACGCGGTCTCGGCATTGCCCTCGTCATATCAGCTGCGATTGCCTGGAGCACGGCGCCGTTCTTCACACGTCTGTTGCCGTTCGATCCCTGGACCATTCTGTTCTGGCGCGGCGTGTTCGGCGGCAGTCTGATCTCGGTGTTTCTCGTCGTGATGCAGGGACGCGGCGCGCTGCGGCAATTGGTGGCGCCGGGACGCGGCGGCTTGCTCGTCGCCTCATTGTCCACGCTCGGCATGGTTTCCTTCATCCCCGCGCTCCAGATGACCAAGGTGATGAATGTGGCTGTGCTGATCTCCACGCAGCCGTTCGTGGCCGCGGCGCTGGCGTGGCTGTGGCTTGGCGAAGCCGTAACATGGCGTACCCTGATCGCGAGCCTCGTTGCCTTTGGCGGCGTCGCCATCACGGTCGGAGGCATCGAAGCCGGGGCTGATGTTGGAGGCGTGGCGCTGAGTTGCCTCATGGTACTCGCCATCTCGGCGATGACGGTTGTGATCCGACGCTACCAGGAGACATCGATGGTGGCAGCGGCGGCGTTGTCGAATTTCCTGGGAAGCCTCGTCAGCCTTCCGTTTGCGCACGACCTCGTCCATATCGACAGCGCCAACCTCGCGATCCTCGCGATGTTCGGCTGCTTTCAGGTGGCGCTGGGGCTGACATTCTACATGCTCGGCTCGCGCCTCCTGCCGTCGAGCCAGGCTTCCCTGATTGCGACGCTGGAAACGCCGCTGATGCCGTTCTGGATCTGGATTGCCTTTCGCGAGATACCTGCTGTCCACGCCCTTGTTGGCGGTGCCCTGGTCATTGGGGCGGTGGTTGCGGATATCGCGGTTGACGCGCGAAGTCGCGATCGATCCTGA
- a CDS encoding NAD(P)-dependent oxidoreductase: protein MPRIAFIGLGRMGHGMAGRYLDAGFTVTLWNRSKTKAEDLIARGALWATSPEDAAIDADAVVTMVADDEASRAVWLGPEGAAKTAKAGTIAIECSTVSYDHAREMGREMNARGLIYIDCPVTGLPDAAASGKLTLLVGADAADLERARPYLTPIGSTIRHFGAVGSGTVYKLINNLMGAIQIAGLAEGLAIAEQAGLDMNLVLESIQAGVAASPQVQRHSKRMVSRDFSGATFTAALRHKDAAYAVKLAESLLADKPLVARAAVEAYAQAKAAMPDDDEGKMIELVSRPKKPS from the coding sequence ATGCCCCGGATCGCCTTCATCGGGCTTGGGCGGATGGGCCATGGCATGGCCGGCCGCTATCTCGATGCTGGCTTCACGGTGACGCTGTGGAATCGCAGTAAAACAAAAGCGGAAGACCTGATCGCGCGCGGCGCGCTCTGGGCGACCTCGCCTGAGGACGCGGCGATCGACGCCGACGCCGTCGTGACCATGGTCGCCGATGATGAGGCCTCGCGTGCGGTCTGGCTCGGGCCCGAGGGCGCAGCCAAGACCGCGAAGGCCGGCACCATTGCGATCGAATGCTCCACCGTCTCCTATGACCATGCGCGCGAGATGGGCCGCGAGATGAACGCTCGCGGGCTGATCTATATCGATTGCCCCGTGACGGGATTGCCGGATGCGGCCGCGAGCGGAAAGCTGACGTTGCTCGTTGGTGCCGATGCCGCCGATCTCGAACGCGCGCGGCCTTATCTGACGCCGATCGGCTCGACCATCCGCCATTTCGGCGCGGTCGGTTCCGGCACGGTCTACAAGCTGATCAACAATCTGATGGGCGCGATCCAGATCGCCGGCCTCGCCGAGGGGCTTGCCATTGCCGAGCAGGCCGGGCTCGACATGAACCTCGTGCTGGAGTCGATTCAGGCTGGCGTGGCCGCGAGCCCGCAGGTGCAGCGTCATTCCAAGCGCATGGTCTCCCGCGATTTCTCCGGCGCGACATTCACGGCAGCGCTGCGGCACAAGGATGCCGCCTACGCGGTGAAGCTCGCCGAGAGCCTGCTGGCCGACAAGCCGCTGGTCGCGCGCGCCGCGGTGGAAGCCTACGCGCAAGCGAAGGCCGCGATGCCTGACGACGACGAAGGCAAGATGATCGAACTGGTGTCGCGGCCGAAGAAACCGTCCTAG
- the prfB gene encoding peptide chain release factor 2 (programmed frameshift) — MRAEIERLVEEIKQSVGLLRRHLDVEKSTARLAELNKLAEDPNLWNDPQKAQKLMQERTSLEDALSGIGKVEQELEDDIGMIELGEAEGDEGVVKEAEAALKTLKKEVARRELEALLSGEADSFDSYLEVHAGAGGTESQDWAQMLLRMYSRWAETHGFKVEVLEESEGEEAGIKSATIQVSGHNAYGWLKTEAGVHRLVRISPFDSNARRHTSFSSVAVFPVIDDTIKIDIKESDVRVDTMRSGGAGGQHVNKTESAVRLTHIPTGVAVVCQAGRSQHKNKAQAWDMLRARLYQIELKRREEKAAADQAAKTDIGWGHQIRSYVLQPYQMVKDLRTGVQTSDTSGVLGGDLDDFMAATLAQRAFGTPGADIEDVD, encoded by the exons ATGCGCGCCGAAATCGAACGGTTGGTAGAAGAGATCAAGCAGTCTGTCGGGCTGCTGAGGAGGCATCTT GACGTCGAGAAATCGACGGCGCGCCTCGCTGAGCTGAACAAGCTCGCAGAAGATCCCAATCTCTGGAACGATCCCCAGAAAGCCCAGAAATTGATGCAGGAGCGCACCTCGCTTGAGGATGCGCTCTCCGGCATCGGCAAGGTCGAGCAGGAGCTCGAAGACGACATCGGCATGATCGAGCTCGGCGAAGCCGAGGGCGATGAGGGCGTTGTCAAGGAAGCCGAAGCCGCGCTCAAGACCCTCAAGAAGGAAGTCGCCCGGCGCGAGCTCGAGGCGTTGCTGTCGGGCGAGGCGGATAGTTTCGATTCCTATCTCGAAGTGCATGCCGGCGCCGGTGGCACCGAAAGCCAGGACTGGGCCCAGATGCTGCTTCGCATGTACTCGCGCTGGGCCGAAACCCACGGCTTCAAGGTCGAGGTGCTGGAAGAGTCCGAGGGCGAAGAGGCCGGCATCAAGTCCGCGACCATCCAGGTCTCCGGCCACAATGCCTATGGCTGGCTGAAGACCGAGGCGGGCGTGCATCGCCTGGTGCGGATCTCGCCGTTCGATTCCAACGCGCGGCGGCACACCTCGTTCTCGTCCGTCGCTGTGTTTCCGGTGATCGACGACACCATCAAGATCGACATCAAGGAATCCGACGTCCGCGTCGACACCATGCGCTCCGGTGGTGCCGGCGGCCAGCACGTCAACAAGACCGAGTCCGCGGTGCGGCTGACGCATATCCCGACCGGTGTCGCCGTGGTCTGCCAGGCCGGCCGCTCGCAGCACAAGAACAAGGCGCAGGCCTGGGACATGCTCCGCGCGCGGCTTTACCAGATCGAGCTGAAGCGGCGCGAAGAGAAGGCCGCCGCCGACCAGGCCGCCAAAACCGACATCGGCTGGGGCCACCAGATCCGCTCCTACGTGCTCCAGCCCTACCAGATGGTGAAGGACCTGCGCACGGGTGTGCAGACCTCCGACACATCAGGCGTGCTCGGTGGCGATCTCGACGACTTCATGGCCGCGACCCTGGCGCAGCGCGCCTTCGGCACTCCCGGCGCCGACATCGAGGACGTCGACTGA
- a CDS encoding penicillin-binding protein 1A has product MRLLVRFMGFLFAAGTVLFLVGVGAVAGLIWHFSKDLPDYSQLQDYEPPVMTRVHATDGSLLGEYAKERRLYLPIQAVPKLVINAFLAAEDKNFYEHGGIDYTGMARAGVVYIQNYGSNRRPQGASTITQQVAKNFLLTNEVSFARKIKEALLAMRIEKTYSKDKILELYLNEIYLGLGAYGIAAASLVYFDKSVNELTVAEASYLAALPKMPATLHPVRNRDRAIERRNYVIDRLVENGWVKQADADKARKEPLAVTSRSNGAHTFAGEYFAEEVRRDIFERYGEKKLYEGGLSVRTTLDPKIQVMARKTMVAGLVNYDEQQGYRGAISKLDISGDWGVKLAEIKSLSDISPWRMAVVLETSDQSARIGFQPSRELGGAISKQRETGLITLDGIKWARAASGAAKGRAASAVSQVLQPGDVIYADPLYKDAQPVEGQYRLRQIPEVSGAMVVMDPWTGRVLAMVGGFSFDQSQFNRATQAYRQPGSSFKPIVYSAALDNGYTPSTVVLDAPIEIDQGQGAGVWRPENFSSGKFQGPVTLRNALRQSLNTVTVRLAQDIGMPLIGEYARRFGVYDELPNYLSYALGAGETTAMRMVTAYSMLANGGRRVKPTLIDRIQDRYGHTIFKHDQRECRGCDAPGGWKNQNEPQLIDRREQVLDSMTAYQITELMEGVVQAGTATVVKQVGKPIAGKTGTTNEAKDAWFVGFSPDVAVAIYMGYDKPRPLGKGNAATGGHLAAPIARDFLQLALADKPAVPFKVPAGIKLVRVVAKSGMRAGPGETGGTILEAFKPGTAPPDNYSVIGVADADGRGGVPASQQQQPDSGFFMRPGTGGLY; this is encoded by the coding sequence ATGCGCTTGCTGGTGCGGTTCATGGGCTTCCTGTTCGCCGCGGGAACGGTGTTGTTCCTTGTCGGGGTCGGTGCCGTCGCAGGCCTGATCTGGCATTTCTCCAAGGACTTGCCGGACTACTCTCAGCTTCAGGATTACGAGCCGCCGGTGATGACCCGCGTGCACGCGACCGACGGCTCGCTGCTCGGCGAATACGCCAAGGAGCGGCGGCTGTACCTGCCGATCCAGGCGGTGCCGAAACTCGTGATCAACGCCTTCCTTGCGGCCGAGGACAAGAATTTCTACGAGCATGGCGGCATCGACTACACCGGCATGGCGCGGGCCGGCGTGGTCTACATCCAGAACTACGGCTCCAACCGCCGTCCGCAGGGCGCTTCCACGATCACCCAGCAGGTCGCCAAGAACTTCCTTCTGACCAACGAGGTCTCCTTCGCGCGCAAGATCAAGGAAGCCTTGCTGGCGATGCGGATCGAGAAGACCTACTCGAAGGACAAGATCCTCGAGCTGTATTTGAATGAAATCTATCTGGGCTTAGGTGCCTACGGAATCGCGGCTGCGTCGCTGGTTTATTTCGACAAGTCGGTGAACGAGCTGACCGTGGCGGAAGCGTCCTATCTCGCGGCGCTGCCGAAGATGCCCGCGACGCTGCATCCTGTCCGCAACCGCGACCGCGCCATCGAGCGCCGCAATTACGTTATCGATCGTCTGGTTGAGAACGGCTGGGTCAAGCAGGCCGATGCCGACAAGGCGCGCAAGGAGCCGCTGGCCGTTACCAGCCGTTCCAACGGCGCCCACACCTTCGCCGGCGAATATTTCGCCGAGGAAGTGCGCCGTGACATCTTCGAGCGTTATGGCGAGAAGAAGTTATACGAGGGCGGTCTCTCGGTCCGCACCACACTCGATCCCAAGATTCAGGTCATGGCGCGCAAGACCATGGTCGCCGGTCTCGTCAACTATGACGAGCAGCAGGGCTATCGCGGCGCCATCAGCAAGCTCGACATTTCTGGCGACTGGGGCGTGAAGCTCGCCGAGATCAAGTCTCTGTCCGATATCTCGCCATGGCGCATGGCCGTGGTGCTGGAGACCAGCGACCAGTCGGCGCGCATCGGCTTCCAGCCGAGCCGCGAACTCGGCGGCGCCATCAGCAAGCAGCGCGAGACCGGCCTCATCACGCTCGACGGCATCAAATGGGCAAGAGCGGCCTCTGGGGCTGCGAAGGGCAGGGCGGCGAGCGCGGTGTCGCAGGTGCTCCAGCCCGGTGACGTGATCTACGCCGATCCGCTCTACAAGGACGCCCAACCTGTCGAAGGCCAATACCGCCTGCGCCAGATCCCCGAAGTCTCCGGCGCGATGGTGGTGATGGACCCCTGGACCGGCCGCGTGCTGGCGATGGTCGGCGGCTTCTCCTTCGACCAGAGCCAGTTCAACCGCGCCACGCAGGCCTATCGGCAGCCCGGTTCGTCGTTCAAGCCGATCGTCTATTCGGCTGCGCTCGACAACGGCTATACGCCTTCGACTGTCGTGCTCGACGCCCCGATCGAAATCGATCAAGGCCAGGGCGCGGGCGTGTGGCGGCCTGAAAACTTCTCCTCGGGCAAATTCCAGGGGCCGGTGACGCTGCGCAACGCATTGCGGCAGTCGCTCAACACGGTGACGGTGCGCCTCGCCCAGGACATCGGCATGCCCTTGATCGGCGAATATGCCCGCCGCTTCGGTGTCTATGACGAACTGCCGAACTATCTGTCCTACGCGCTCGGCGCCGGCGAGACCACGGCGATGCGCATGGTCACGGCCTATTCGATGCTCGCCAATGGCGGCCGCCGGGTGAAGCCGACCCTGATCGACCGCATCCAGGATCGCTACGGCCACACCATCTTCAAGCACGACCAGCGCGAATGCCGTGGCTGTGACGCGCCCGGCGGCTGGAAGAACCAGAACGAGCCGCAGCTGATCGACCGCCGCGAGCAGGTGCTGGATTCCATGACCGCCTATCAGATCACCGAGCTGATGGAAGGCGTGGTCCAGGCCGGTACCGCGACCGTGGTCAAGCAGGTCGGCAAGCCGATCGCCGGCAAGACCGGCACCACCAACGAGGCCAAGGACGCCTGGTTCGTCGGCTTCTCGCCCGACGTCGCCGTTGCCATCTATATGGGCTATGACAAACCGCGTCCGCTCGGCAAGGGCAACGCCGCGACCGGCGGCCATCTCGCAGCTCCCATCGCACGCGACTTCCTCCAGCTCGCGCTCGCCGACAAGCCCGCGGTCCCGTTCAAGGTGCCGGCCGGCATCAAGCTGGTGCGGGTCGTCGCCAAGTCCGGCATGCGCGCCGGTCCGGGCGAGACCGGCGGAACCATTCTCGAAGCCTTCAAGCCGGGCACGGCGCCGCCGGATAACTACTCCGTCATCGGCGTTGCCGATGCCGATGGGCGAGGCGGCGTGCCGGCGTCGCAGCAGCAGCAGCCGGATTCCGGTTTCTTCATGCGGCCGGGCACCGGCGGGCTGTACTAA